In Sardina pilchardus chromosome 10, fSarPil1.1, whole genome shotgun sequence, one genomic interval encodes:
- the edc4 gene encoding enhancer of mRNA-decapping protein 4 isoform X3: MATNSNIDIEDATQHLRDILKLDRPGISADASTSDTPKKTSFNGELNGLLGADFIGTGECAAMAGAPGLSPENLSTQECQTICLSGDDGSTCVAITSSLVEIVASRDSSIDSKARGSNKVKIQPVAKYDWEHKYYYGNLIAVSNTYLAYAIRGANNHAMIRVLSLGSAERTLLKGFTGAVTDLAFAHLDSTLLGCVDEAGNLVIWQLTSTSGKIQDEVVVHIRRPEDTPLNSHRRLIWCPFIPEDNEESPEESCQTLALLHEDRAEVWDLDILKSNNSTWPVDATELKEGFITIKGHTARISEGALSPDGTVLATASHDGYVKFWQIYIEGQDQPRCLHEWQPHNGRPLSCLLFCDNHKKQDPEVPFWRFLITGADQNQELKMWCTVSWTCLQTIRFSPDTFNSTVLPSLKANLDLAAECLILTDVQRKVIYVMELHQDQEKGRASFTAVSEFLLTHPVLSFGVQEVTRSRLRHTEVLPPDEESESMTTEGSQGPMESKSGIKIKLYCVHTKSLQDVQIWFQPDLGSSSSLSLPHMGSQEALAGFSDHLTDMSVEGLSSDKDSGSDSQNDLCKIPALPAPADFLSSVGAASAAATAMPKLMTPDAFMTPSASVPASPGSGTSSLTIVTAMSSDGGTRGGEEVSQSPKMSLDSSGSSGLSLSATNTSSPRANSILLAGLGDIQLQSFSPPLPLSPTLLREAYPFSHMPPLTYPLRPSQVPPLALDLQAMEPPLLMAQASPTRARSPDVISSASTAMSQDMPEIASETLQRGSLAASVAAAAAAAADSAQVSAPMSLPGLHGDSMASAASALHMLSPRNHSVGPELGLHPLELGAGAGPADGEQRLSNTPSLLENALSQENAAAAAAAAACADNGIGHAWPAAPDITRETRQRDNGMGDCSREDMKDRHISSPYHRRAYHLTQNDSQDASAEQSDHDDEVASLASSSGNCGSRSSHRLPVKDWKTSPRGSPKLKRKSKKDDGESSQVRQGEHQMSPEMYEEMLLLMRSQQRELAELRQSQLELLQRLTGHMDGVQSSVMAHVEHVMLSQQEQEQRRMERLLAEQQHRHLQLQEQLAQQLAQSLGATLSNRLDKVLRDEMKKTVPQTISKSLEPVTGQLSNTIAAKLAAVEGTLKENVTKVVKSKNTTDAIGRAAAEAMQGPIQAAYKEAFQSIVLPVFERGCQSMFQQINDSFKQGTHEYIQQLETHVKNRKQREQEARDPVIGQLQQMMDSFQNSTDQLASTVTASVRSEVQHQLHMVVGNLQDSILTQVQRIVKGEVSMAMKEQQAVVTSSIMQAMRSAAGTPIPTAHLDYQSQQAAILQLLQQGQLNQAFQQALSAADLNLVLYVCETIDSQQVFGQHPCPLIQPVLLSLIQQLSTNLGTRTELKISYLEDAVMNLDHGDPVTRDHMSAVLAQVRQKLFQFLQQEPLSPLSKRARRLMMMLQGLVVNH, from the exons ATGGCTACCAATTCAAACATAGATATAGAGGATGCGACCCAGCATCTTCGGGACATCTTAAAACTGGACCGTCCTGGCATTAGCGCCG ACGCATCTACAAGTGATACTCCTAAAAAGACATCTTTCAATGGCGAGTTAAACGGCCTGCTTGGAGCTGATTTCATCGGAACAGGAGAGTGTGCAGCCATGGCCGGGGCACCAGGTCTTAGCCCGGAAAATCTTAGCACACAAGAGTGCCAGACTAT CTGCCTATCAGGGGATGATGGGTCTACTTGTGTTGCCATCACTTCCAGCCTTGTAGAAATAGTGGCAAGTCGTGACTCCAGCATTGACAGTAAGGCTCGTGGCAGCAACAAG GTGAAGATACAGCCTGTGGCCAAGTATGACTGGGAGCACAAGTACTATTATGGCAACCTTATTGCTGTGTCCAACACTTACTTGGCCTATGCCATCAGAG GAGCTAACAATCATGCGATGATCCGTGTCCTGAGCCTGGGCTCGGCTGAGCGCACCCTTCTCAAAGGCTTCACCGGTGCAGTCACAGACCTGGCCTTTGCCCACCTGGACTCCACCCTGCTGGGCTGTGTAGACGAGGCCGGCAACCTGGTCATCTGGCAATTGACCAGCACCAGTGGAAAGATCCA AGATGAGGTGGTAGTGCACATCCGCAGGCCTGAGGACACGCCGCTGAACTCTCACCGGAGGCTCATCTGGTGCCCCTTCATACCCGAGGACAACGAGGAGAGCCCGGAGGAGTCTTGTCAGACCTTGGCCCTCCTCCACGAAGACCGA GCAGAGGTTTGGGATCTGGACATCCTGAAATCCAACAACAGCACTTGGCCTGTGGATGCAACTGAGCTAAAAGAGGGCTTCATCACCATCAAAGGACATACAGCC CGCATAAGTGAAGGAGCTTTGTCACCTGATGGCACTGTGTTGGCCACCGCCAGCCATGATGGCTATGTTAAGTTCTGGCAGATTTACATAGAGGGACAAGATCAACCCAG aTGTCTACATGAGTGGCAGCCTCATAATGGGAGACCTCTGTCGTGCTTGCTGTTTTGTGACAACCATAAGAAGCAGGACCCTGA AGTGCCGTTCTGGCGTTTCCTCATCACCGGAGCGGATCAGAACCAGGAGCTTAAGATGTGGTGCACCGTTTCATGGACCTGCCTGCAGACCATTAG GTTTTCTCCAGATACTTTCAACTCAACTGTGCTACCCAGTCTGAAGGCAAACCTGGACCTGGCTGCAGAGTGtctgatcctcactgatgtacaaAGGAAG GTGATCTATGTGATGGAGCTGCATCAGGACCAGGAGAAAGGTCGCGCCAGCTTCACGGCCGTCTCAGAGTTCCTGCTCACGCACCCCGTGCTCAGCTTCGGCGTACAGGAAGTCACCCGCAGCCGTCTGCGCCACACTGAAGTGCTTCCCCCAGACGAGGAGAGCGAGAGCATGACTACAG AAGGAAGCCAGGGCCCCATGGAATCCAAGTCAGGAATCAAAATCAAACTCTACTGTGTTCACACAAA GTCCCTGCAGGATGTGCAGATCTGGTTCCAGCCTGACCTGGGGTCCTCCAGCTCGCTAAGCTTACCGCACATGGGGTCACAGGAAGCCTTAG CAGGTTTCTCAGACCACCTGACTGACATGAGTGTGGAGGGCCTGAGCTCAGATAAGGATTCGGGGAGCGACTCCCAGAACGACCTGTGCAAGATCCCCGCCCTGCCCGCCCCCGCAGACTTCTTGAGCTCTGTGGGCGCTGCCTCTGCCGCTGCCACCGCCATGCCCAAACTCATGACCCCCGATGCCTTCATGACTCCCAGTGCATCA GTACCAGCCTCGCCAGGCAGTGGAACCAGCAGTCTGACCATCGTCACGGCGATGAGCTCCGATGGTGGTACCAG gggaggagaagaggtcaGCCAGAGCCCGAAGATGTCTCTggacagcagcggcagcagtggCCTCAGTCTGAGCGccaccaacaccagcagccCCAGAGCCAACTCCATCCTCCTGGCAGGCCTCGGAGACAtccag CTTCAGAGTTTCTCTCCGCCCTTGCCGCTCTCTCCCACGCTCCTGCGCGAGGCCTACCCCTTCAGTCACATGCCCCCCCTCACCTACCCGCTCCGCCCCTCCCAGGTGCCCCCGCTGGCGCTGGACCTGCAGGCCATGGAGCCGCCGCTGCTGATGGCGCAGGCGTCCCCGACGCGCGCCCGCTCCCCGGACGTCATCTCGTCCGCCTCCACCGCCATGTCGCAGGACATGCCCGAGATCGCCTCCGAGACGCTGCAGCGCGGGAGCCTCGCCGCCAGCgtggccgccgccgctgctgccgccgccgatTCCGCCCAGGTGTCCGCGCCGATGTCCCTGCCCGGTCTCCACGGCGACAGCATGGCCTCGGCCGCCTCGGCGCTGCACATGCTGTCGCCGCGCAACCACTCGGTCGGGCCGGAGCTGGGCCTGCATCCGCTGGAGCTCGGCGCGGGCGCGGGCCCCGCGGACGGAGAGCAGCGGCTCAGCAACACGCCCTCGCTGCTGGAGAACGCGCTGTCCCAGGAGaacgctgccgccgctgctgctgcggccGCATGCGCAGACAACGGCATAGGCCACGCCTGGCCTGCTGCGCCGGACATCACACGGGAAACCAGGCAGAGGGACAACGGCATGGGAGACTG CTCAAGAGAGGACATGAAGGACAGACACATATCGTCTCCATACCATAGGCGCGCTTACCATCTTACCCAGAACGACAGTCAGGACGCCAGTGCAgagcagag TGACCACGATGATGAGGTGGCGAGTCTGGCATCGTCGTCGGGGAACTGCGGCTCTCGCTCGAGCCACAGGCTGCCGGTGAAGGACTGGAAGACCTCCCCCAGGGGCTCCCCCAAACTCAAGCGCAAGAGCAAAAAGGACGACGG AGAGTCCTCGCAGGTCCGGCAGGGTGAACACCAG atgagccCTGAGATGTACGAggagatgctgctgctgatgcggAGCCAGCAGCGGGAGCTGGCCGAGCTGCGCCAGAGCcagctggagctgctgcagcGGCTCACGGGCCACATGGACGGCGTGCAGAGCTCCGTCATGGCCCACGTCGAGCACGTCATGCTCTCCCAACAGGAGCAAGAGC AGCGACGGATGGAACGTCTTCTGGCAGAGCAGCAGCACCGCCACCTGCAGCTGCAGGAGCAGCTGGCCCAGCAGCTGGCCCAGAGCCTGGGCGCCACCCTCTCCAACCGCCTGGACAAGGTGTTGCGCGACGAGATGAAGAAGACCGTCCCAcaga CCATCTCCAAGAGTTTGGAGCCCGTCACCGGACAGCTGAGCAACACTATCGCCGCCAAGCTCGCCGCCGTGGAGGGCACACTCAAAGAAAACGTCACCAAGGTGGTCAAATCAAAG aACACTACTGACGCCATTGGGCGCGCAGCAGCCGAGGCCATGCAGGGGCCCATCCAGGCAGCCTACAAGGAGGCGTTCCAGAGCATCGTGCTGCCCGTGTTTGAGCGCGGATGCCAGTCCATGTTCCAGCAGATCAACGACAGCTTCAAACAGGGAACCCATGAGT ACATCCAGCAGCTTGAGACTCATGTGAAGAACAGGAAGCAGCGGGAGCAGGAGGCACGGGACCCCGTGATTGGCCAGCTCCAGCAGATGATGGACTCCTTCCAGAACTCCACCGACCAGCTGGCCAGCACCGTGACGGCCAGCGTGCGCTCCGAGGTCCAGCACCAGCTCCACATGGTCGTGGGAAA TCTGCAGGACTCGATCCTGACGCAGGTGCAGCGGATTGTGAAGGGTGAGGTGAGCATGGCCATGAAGGAGCAGCAGGCGGTGGTGACCTCCAGCATCATGCAGGCCATGCGCTCCGCCGCGGGCACGCCCATCCCCACCGCCCACCTGGACTACCAGAGCCAGCAGGCAGCCatcctgcagctgctgcagcagggACAGCTCAACCAGGCCTTCCAGCAG GCCTTGTCTGCTGCTGACCTGAACCTGgttctgtacgtgtgtgagacCATCGACTCTCAGCAGGTGTTTGGCCAGCACCCGTGCCCCCTCATCCAGCCCGTCCTGCTGTCGCTCATCCAGCAGCTTTCCACCAACCTCGGCACGCGCACCGAGCTCAAAATTAG
- the edc4 gene encoding enhancer of mRNA-decapping protein 4 isoform X6, giving the protein MATNSNIDIEDATQHLRDILKLDRPGISADASTSDTPKKTSFNGELNGLLGADFIGTGECAAMAGAPGLSPENLSTQECQTICLSGDDGSTCVAITSSLVEIVASRDSSIDSKARGSNKVKIQPVAKYDWEHKYYYGNLIAVSNTYLAYAIRGANNHAMIRVLSLGSAERTLLKGFTGAVTDLAFAHLDSTLLGCVDEAGNLVIWQLTSTSGKIQDEVVVHIRRPEDTPLNSHRRLIWCPFIPEDNEESPEESCQTLALLHEDRAEVWDLDILKSNNSTWPVDATELKEGFITIKGHTARISEGALSPDGTVLATASHDGYVKFWQIYIEGQDQPRCLHEWQPHNGRPLSCLLFCDNHKKQDPEVPFWRFLITGADQNQELKMWCTVSWTCLQTIRFSPDTFNSTVLPSLKANLDLAAECLILTDVQRKVIYVMELHQDQEKGRASFTAVSEFLLTHPVLSFGVQEVTRSRLRHTEVLPPDEESESMTTEGSQGPMESKSGIKIKLYCVHTKSLQDVQIWFQPDLGSSSSLSLPHMGSQEALGFSDHLTDMSVEGLSSDKDSGSDSQNDLCKIPALPAPADFLSSVGAASAAATAMPKLMTPDAFMTPSASVPASPGSGTSSLTIVTAMSSDGGTRGGEEVSQSPKMSLDSSGSSGLSLSATNTSSPRANSILLAGLGDIQVPPLALDLQAMEPPLLMAQASPTRARSPDVISSASTAMSQDMPEIASETLQRGSLAASVAAAAAAAADSAQVSAPMSLPGLHGDSMASAASALHMLSPRNHSVGPELGLHPLELGAGAGPADGEQRLSNTPSLLENALSQENAAAAAAAAACADNGIGHAWPAAPDITRETRQRDNGMGDCSREDMKDRHISSPYHRRAYHLTQNDSQDASAEQSDHDDEVASLASSSGNCGSRSSHRLPVKDWKTSPRGSPKLKRKSKKDDGESSQVRQGEHQMSPEMYEEMLLLMRSQQRELAELRQSQLELLQRLTGHMDGVQSSVMAHVEHVMLSQQEQEQRRMERLLAEQQHRHLQLQEQLAQQLAQSLGATLSNRLDKVLRDEMKKTVPQTISKSLEPVTGQLSNTIAAKLAAVEGTLKENVTKVVKSKNTTDAIGRAAAEAMQGPIQAAYKEAFQSIVLPVFERGCQSMFQQINDSFKQGTHEYIQQLETHVKNRKQREQEARDPVIGQLQQMMDSFQNSTDQLASTVTASVRSEVQHQLHMVVGNLQDSILTQVQRIVKGEVSMAMKEQQAVVTSSIMQAMRSAAGTPIPTAHLDYQSQQAAILQLLQQGQLNQAFQQALSAADLNLVLYVCETIDSQQVFGQHPCPLIQPVLLSLIQQLSTNLGTRTELKISYLEDAVMNLDHGDPVTRDHMSAVLAQVRQKLFQFLQQEPLSPLSKRARRLMMMLQGLVVNH; this is encoded by the exons ATGGCTACCAATTCAAACATAGATATAGAGGATGCGACCCAGCATCTTCGGGACATCTTAAAACTGGACCGTCCTGGCATTAGCGCCG ACGCATCTACAAGTGATACTCCTAAAAAGACATCTTTCAATGGCGAGTTAAACGGCCTGCTTGGAGCTGATTTCATCGGAACAGGAGAGTGTGCAGCCATGGCCGGGGCACCAGGTCTTAGCCCGGAAAATCTTAGCACACAAGAGTGCCAGACTAT CTGCCTATCAGGGGATGATGGGTCTACTTGTGTTGCCATCACTTCCAGCCTTGTAGAAATAGTGGCAAGTCGTGACTCCAGCATTGACAGTAAGGCTCGTGGCAGCAACAAG GTGAAGATACAGCCTGTGGCCAAGTATGACTGGGAGCACAAGTACTATTATGGCAACCTTATTGCTGTGTCCAACACTTACTTGGCCTATGCCATCAGAG GAGCTAACAATCATGCGATGATCCGTGTCCTGAGCCTGGGCTCGGCTGAGCGCACCCTTCTCAAAGGCTTCACCGGTGCAGTCACAGACCTGGCCTTTGCCCACCTGGACTCCACCCTGCTGGGCTGTGTAGACGAGGCCGGCAACCTGGTCATCTGGCAATTGACCAGCACCAGTGGAAAGATCCA AGATGAGGTGGTAGTGCACATCCGCAGGCCTGAGGACACGCCGCTGAACTCTCACCGGAGGCTCATCTGGTGCCCCTTCATACCCGAGGACAACGAGGAGAGCCCGGAGGAGTCTTGTCAGACCTTGGCCCTCCTCCACGAAGACCGA GCAGAGGTTTGGGATCTGGACATCCTGAAATCCAACAACAGCACTTGGCCTGTGGATGCAACTGAGCTAAAAGAGGGCTTCATCACCATCAAAGGACATACAGCC CGCATAAGTGAAGGAGCTTTGTCACCTGATGGCACTGTGTTGGCCACCGCCAGCCATGATGGCTATGTTAAGTTCTGGCAGATTTACATAGAGGGACAAGATCAACCCAG aTGTCTACATGAGTGGCAGCCTCATAATGGGAGACCTCTGTCGTGCTTGCTGTTTTGTGACAACCATAAGAAGCAGGACCCTGA AGTGCCGTTCTGGCGTTTCCTCATCACCGGAGCGGATCAGAACCAGGAGCTTAAGATGTGGTGCACCGTTTCATGGACCTGCCTGCAGACCATTAG GTTTTCTCCAGATACTTTCAACTCAACTGTGCTACCCAGTCTGAAGGCAAACCTGGACCTGGCTGCAGAGTGtctgatcctcactgatgtacaaAGGAAG GTGATCTATGTGATGGAGCTGCATCAGGACCAGGAGAAAGGTCGCGCCAGCTTCACGGCCGTCTCAGAGTTCCTGCTCACGCACCCCGTGCTCAGCTTCGGCGTACAGGAAGTCACCCGCAGCCGTCTGCGCCACACTGAAGTGCTTCCCCCAGACGAGGAGAGCGAGAGCATGACTACAG AAGGAAGCCAGGGCCCCATGGAATCCAAGTCAGGAATCAAAATCAAACTCTACTGTGTTCACACAAA GTCCCTGCAGGATGTGCAGATCTGGTTCCAGCCTGACCTGGGGTCCTCCAGCTCGCTAAGCTTACCGCACATGGGGTCACAGGAAGCCTTAG GTTTCTCAGACCACCTGACTGACATGAGTGTGGAGGGCCTGAGCTCAGATAAGGATTCGGGGAGCGACTCCCAGAACGACCTGTGCAAGATCCCCGCCCTGCCCGCCCCCGCAGACTTCTTGAGCTCTGTGGGCGCTGCCTCTGCCGCTGCCACCGCCATGCCCAAACTCATGACCCCCGATGCCTTCATGACTCCCAGTGCATCA GTACCAGCCTCGCCAGGCAGTGGAACCAGCAGTCTGACCATCGTCACGGCGATGAGCTCCGATGGTGGTACCAG gggaggagaagaggtcaGCCAGAGCCCGAAGATGTCTCTggacagcagcggcagcagtggCCTCAGTCTGAGCGccaccaacaccagcagccCCAGAGCCAACTCCATCCTCCTGGCAGGCCTCGGAGACAtccag GTGCCCCCGCTGGCGCTGGACCTGCAGGCCATGGAGCCGCCGCTGCTGATGGCGCAGGCGTCCCCGACGCGCGCCCGCTCCCCGGACGTCATCTCGTCCGCCTCCACCGCCATGTCGCAGGACATGCCCGAGATCGCCTCCGAGACGCTGCAGCGCGGGAGCCTCGCCGCCAGCgtggccgccgccgctgctgccgccgccgatTCCGCCCAGGTGTCCGCGCCGATGTCCCTGCCCGGTCTCCACGGCGACAGCATGGCCTCGGCCGCCTCGGCGCTGCACATGCTGTCGCCGCGCAACCACTCGGTCGGGCCGGAGCTGGGCCTGCATCCGCTGGAGCTCGGCGCGGGCGCGGGCCCCGCGGACGGAGAGCAGCGGCTCAGCAACACGCCCTCGCTGCTGGAGAACGCGCTGTCCCAGGAGaacgctgccgccgctgctgctgcggccGCATGCGCAGACAACGGCATAGGCCACGCCTGGCCTGCTGCGCCGGACATCACACGGGAAACCAGGCAGAGGGACAACGGCATGGGAGACTG CTCAAGAGAGGACATGAAGGACAGACACATATCGTCTCCATACCATAGGCGCGCTTACCATCTTACCCAGAACGACAGTCAGGACGCCAGTGCAgagcagag TGACCACGATGATGAGGTGGCGAGTCTGGCATCGTCGTCGGGGAACTGCGGCTCTCGCTCGAGCCACAGGCTGCCGGTGAAGGACTGGAAGACCTCCCCCAGGGGCTCCCCCAAACTCAAGCGCAAGAGCAAAAAGGACGACGG AGAGTCCTCGCAGGTCCGGCAGGGTGAACACCAG atgagccCTGAGATGTACGAggagatgctgctgctgatgcggAGCCAGCAGCGGGAGCTGGCCGAGCTGCGCCAGAGCcagctggagctgctgcagcGGCTCACGGGCCACATGGACGGCGTGCAGAGCTCCGTCATGGCCCACGTCGAGCACGTCATGCTCTCCCAACAGGAGCAAGAGC AGCGACGGATGGAACGTCTTCTGGCAGAGCAGCAGCACCGCCACCTGCAGCTGCAGGAGCAGCTGGCCCAGCAGCTGGCCCAGAGCCTGGGCGCCACCCTCTCCAACCGCCTGGACAAGGTGTTGCGCGACGAGATGAAGAAGACCGTCCCAcaga CCATCTCCAAGAGTTTGGAGCCCGTCACCGGACAGCTGAGCAACACTATCGCCGCCAAGCTCGCCGCCGTGGAGGGCACACTCAAAGAAAACGTCACCAAGGTGGTCAAATCAAAG aACACTACTGACGCCATTGGGCGCGCAGCAGCCGAGGCCATGCAGGGGCCCATCCAGGCAGCCTACAAGGAGGCGTTCCAGAGCATCGTGCTGCCCGTGTTTGAGCGCGGATGCCAGTCCATGTTCCAGCAGATCAACGACAGCTTCAAACAGGGAACCCATGAGT ACATCCAGCAGCTTGAGACTCATGTGAAGAACAGGAAGCAGCGGGAGCAGGAGGCACGGGACCCCGTGATTGGCCAGCTCCAGCAGATGATGGACTCCTTCCAGAACTCCACCGACCAGCTGGCCAGCACCGTGACGGCCAGCGTGCGCTCCGAGGTCCAGCACCAGCTCCACATGGTCGTGGGAAA TCTGCAGGACTCGATCCTGACGCAGGTGCAGCGGATTGTGAAGGGTGAGGTGAGCATGGCCATGAAGGAGCAGCAGGCGGTGGTGACCTCCAGCATCATGCAGGCCATGCGCTCCGCCGCGGGCACGCCCATCCCCACCGCCCACCTGGACTACCAGAGCCAGCAGGCAGCCatcctgcagctgctgcagcagggACAGCTCAACCAGGCCTTCCAGCAG GCCTTGTCTGCTGCTGACCTGAACCTGgttctgtacgtgtgtgagacCATCGACTCTCAGCAGGTGTTTGGCCAGCACCCGTGCCCCCTCATCCAGCCCGTCCTGCTGTCGCTCATCCAGCAGCTTTCCACCAACCTCGGCACGCGCACCGAGCTCAAAATTAG